A single genomic interval of Bos indicus isolate NIAB-ARS_2022 breed Sahiwal x Tharparkar chromosome 5, NIAB-ARS_B.indTharparkar_mat_pri_1.0, whole genome shotgun sequence harbors:
- the LRTM2 gene encoding leucine-rich repeat and transmembrane domain-containing protein 2 produces MLAPGGSPEPRGTKGHTWLALWRRISWLACWIALCTAEAVPACPFPCTCDGRGLQVDCSGLGLTAPPPDLPAATRSLLLLNNRLSSLPGGAFANLSGLQRLDLSNNFLDRLPRMAFGDLANLTELQLRNNSLRALDAALLRPLQRLRHLDLSLNGLSRLPPGLFDGLPALRSLSLRANRLQSLDRRTFEPLAGLQLLQVADNPWECDCHLRDFKRWLEWFSYRGGRLDQLACTLPKELRGKDMRMVPMEMFNYCSQLEDQNSSAGQEVSGPPCTKASPEPAKPKPGPEPEPEPSTACPQKQRPRPVSVRRAIGTVIIAGVVCGVVCIMMVVAAAYGCIYASLMAKYHRELKKRQPLMGDPEGEQEDQKQISSVA; encoded by the exons ATGCTGGCCCCGGGCGGCAGCCCTGAGCCAAGGGGCACCAAGGGGCACACCTGGCTCGCTCTGTGGAGGCGGATCTCTT GGCTCGCCTGCTGGATCGCCCTGTGCACGGCGGAGGCTGTCCCTGCTTGCCCCTTCCCCTGCACGTGTGACGGCCGCGGCCTGCAGGTGGACTGCAGCGGCCTGGGCCTGACTGCGCCGCCCCCGGACCTGCCGGCCGCCACCCGCAGCCTCCTGCTCCTCAACaacaggctgagctccctgcccGGCGGGGCCTTCGCCAACCTGTCGGGCCTGCAGCGGCTGGACCTCTCCAACAACTTCCTGGACCGGCTGCCGCGCATGGCCTTCGGGGACCTGGCCAACCTGACGGAGCTGCAGCTCCGAAACAACAGCCTCCGGGCCCTGGACGCCGCGCTGCTGCGGCCCCTGCAGCGCCTGCGCCACCTGGACCTGTCCCTCAACGGGCTGTCCCGGCTGCCGCCTGGCCTCTTCGACGGGCTGCCTGCCCTGCGCTCCCTGTCACTGCGCGCCAACCGCCTGCAGAGCCTGGACCGCCGGACCTTTGAGCCCCTGGCCGGCCTGCAGCTGCTGCAGGTGGCAGACAATCCCTGGGAGTGTGACTGCCACCTGCGGGACTTCAAGCGCTGGCTCGAGTGGTTCTCCTACCGAG GGGGGCGCCTGGACCAGCTGGCCTGCACCCTGCCCAAGGAGCTGAGAGGGAAGGACATGCGCATGGTCCCCATGGAGATGTTCAACTACTGTTCCCAGCTGGAGGATCAGAATAGCTCAGCCGGGCAGGAGGTCTCCGGGCCGCCCTGCACCAAGGCCAGCCCGGAGCCTGCCAAGCCCAAGCCGGGCCCTGAGCCCGAGCCCGAGCCCAGCACCGCTTGCCCTCAGAAGCAGAGGCCACGGCCCGTGAGCGTGCGGCGGGCCATCGGCACGGTGATCATCGCGGGCGTGGTCTGCGGTGTGGTCTGCATCATGATGGTGGTGGCCGCCGCCTACGGCTGCATCTACGCCTCCCTCATGGCCAAGTACCACCGCGAGCTCAAGAAGCGCCAGCCCCTCATGGGCGACCCGGAGGGCGAGCAGGAGGACCAGAAGCAGATCTCCTCCGTGGCCTGA